The following proteins are encoded in a genomic region of Streptococcus equi subsp. equi:
- the aroC gene encoding chorismate synthase has product MRYLTAGESHGQALTAIIEGIPAGLALSAELINKELKRRQGGYGRGARMRIESDRVHISSGVRHGKTTGAPITLTIQNKDHQKWLDIMAVEAVEEQIKFKRKITRPRPGHADLVGGIKYRFDDLRNALERSSARETAMRVAVGAIAKAILTELGIETANHVLVFGGIEVAVPEAMSFADIKKVAESSDLSIVNPKQEATIKAHIDQVKKEGDTLGGIIETLIHGLPAGLGSYVQWDRKLDAKIAQAVLSINAFKGVEFGMGFDMGYQKGSQVMDDIIWHETSGYSRRTNRLGGFEAGMTTGQPIVVKGVMKPIPTLYKPLMSVDTETHEPYKATVERSDPTALPAAGVVMENVVATVITKEILEQFPSDNMTDLKQAFFAYRDYVHHF; this is encoded by the coding sequence ATGAGGTATTTAACAGCAGGTGAGTCACATGGACAAGCTTTGACGGCCATTATAGAGGGAATTCCTGCAGGCTTAGCATTATCAGCTGAGCTTATTAACAAGGAACTGAAGCGTCGGCAGGGGGGATATGGTCGTGGCGCACGCATGCGCATTGAATCAGATCGTGTGCATATCTCTTCAGGTGTTCGTCATGGCAAAACAACAGGAGCACCAATTACTTTAACCATTCAAAACAAGGACCATCAAAAATGGCTAGACATTATGGCTGTTGAGGCTGTTGAAGAGCAAATCAAGTTCAAGCGTAAAATCACTCGTCCACGCCCTGGTCATGCTGACTTGGTTGGGGGGATCAAATATCGTTTTGATGATTTAAGAAATGCGCTTGAGCGCTCCTCTGCCAGAGAAACAGCGATGCGTGTGGCCGTTGGTGCAATTGCTAAGGCAATCCTTACTGAGCTTGGGATCGAAACTGCTAATCATGTCCTAGTTTTTGGTGGTATCGAGGTAGCTGTGCCTGAGGCGATGTCCTTTGCAGATATCAAAAAAGTAGCAGAGTCTTCTGATTTATCTATTGTCAATCCCAAGCAAGAGGCGACTATCAAGGCCCATATTGATCAAGTCAAAAAAGAAGGAGATACGCTTGGTGGTATTATTGAAACACTCATTCATGGCTTACCAGCAGGCTTAGGTTCATATGTTCAGTGGGATCGTAAATTAGACGCCAAAATCGCGCAGGCTGTCCTGTCTATCAACGCCTTTAAAGGGGTCGAATTTGGTATGGGCTTTGACATGGGCTACCAAAAAGGCTCGCAGGTCATGGACGACATCATTTGGCATGAGACAAGCGGCTACAGTCGTCGAACAAACCGACTAGGTGGCTTTGAGGCAGGTATGACTACTGGTCAGCCTATTGTTGTCAAAGGGGTGATGAAGCCGATTCCCACCCTCTACAAGCCCCTAATGTCTGTGGATACTGAGACGCACGAGCCTTACAAGGCTACTGTTGAGCGTTCTGATCCTACGGCTCTGCCGGCTGCCGGTGTCGTGATGGAAAATGTTGTAGCAACTGTCATCACAAAAGAGATTTTGGAACAATTTCCATCAGACAATATGACCGATTTAAAGCAGGCTTTTTTTGCCTATCGTGACTATGTTCATCATTTTTAA
- a CDS encoding hypothetical cytosolic protein — translation MSQDIYDYANKLERAVRALPEYRKALEAREEIKADEAASQLFDEFVAVQEKLQGLMQTGQLPTETEQADIQALSQKIEANDLLKGYFNAQQALSVYVNDIERIVFAPLKDLAK, via the coding sequence ATGTCCCAAGATATTTATGATTATGCCAATAAGCTTGAGCGAGCTGTTCGTGCGCTCCCAGAGTATCGCAAGGCCTTGGAAGCCAGAGAAGAGATTAAGGCAGATGAGGCTGCCAGTCAGCTATTTGATGAGTTTGTTGCTGTGCAAGAAAAATTGCAAGGACTCATGCAGACCGGTCAGCTGCCAACAGAGACAGAGCAGGCAGATATTCAGGCTCTCAGCCAAAAAATTGAGGCCAATGACCTATTAAAAGGGTATTTTAACGCTCAGCAGGCTCTTTCCGTCTATGTTAATGATATTGAACGGATTGTATTTGCACCATTGAAGGATTTGGCCAAGTAG
- the gor gene encoding glutathione reductase translates to MAIQYDYIVIGGGSAGIASANRAAMYGAKVLLAEGKAIGGTCVNLGCVPKKVMWYGAQVAETIHTYAKDYGFTVLEDRFDFKTLKSNRQAYIDRIHASYEKGFEHNGVDRIYDYARFIDQHTVDIAGKTYTAPHILIATGGQPIFPDIEGAELGISSDGFFALDDIPKRTAVVGAGYIAVEIAGVLNALGSQTDLLVRYDRPLRTFDQDIIQVLVDEMKVSGPRLHTNADVTKVTKANDGSLQVHLSDGRRLEVDQVIWAIGRKPNVTGFGLEHTGVELDKKGYIAVDAYENTSVDGIYAVGDVNGKLALTPVAVAAGRRLAERLFHNKPNEKLDYNKVATVVFSHPPIGSIGLTEEAAIQAYGQAAVRVYQSQFTSMYTAITSHRQPCLMKLIVAGEEETIVGLHGIGYGVDEMIQGFAVAIKMGATKADFDNTVAIHPTGAEEFVTMR, encoded by the coding sequence ATGGCAATTCAGTATGATTATATTGTGATTGGTGGTGGGAGCGCTGGGATTGCCTCGGCGAATCGTGCAGCAATGTACGGTGCTAAGGTCCTATTAGCTGAGGGCAAGGCTATTGGAGGGACCTGTGTTAATTTGGGCTGCGTGCCTAAAAAGGTCATGTGGTATGGCGCACAGGTAGCAGAAACGATTCATACCTATGCGAAGGATTACGGGTTTACGGTGTTAGAGGATAGGTTTGATTTTAAAACCTTAAAAAGCAATCGTCAGGCCTATATTGATCGTATTCATGCCTCTTATGAGAAGGGCTTTGAGCATAACGGGGTTGATCGTATTTATGATTATGCACGATTTATTGATCAGCATACGGTTGACATTGCAGGTAAGACCTATACAGCCCCCCATATTTTAATCGCTACTGGTGGTCAGCCTATTTTTCCTGACATTGAAGGAGCTGAGCTGGGGATTAGCTCAGATGGTTTCTTTGCTTTAGATGATATTCCAAAACGAACAGCAGTTGTCGGTGCTGGCTATATTGCTGTTGAGATTGCAGGAGTGCTCAATGCCCTAGGTTCTCAGACGGATTTGCTGGTTCGCTATGACAGGCCACTGAGGACCTTTGATCAGGATATTATCCAGGTTCTGGTCGATGAGATGAAGGTATCTGGACCAAGGCTGCATACCAATGCCGATGTTACTAAGGTTACCAAGGCTAATGATGGCTCTCTTCAAGTGCATTTGTCCGATGGTCGTAGGCTTGAAGTGGACCAAGTGATTTGGGCAATTGGCCGCAAGCCAAATGTGACAGGCTTTGGCTTGGAGCATACAGGAGTTGAGCTGGATAAGAAGGGCTATATTGCTGTTGACGCTTATGAAAACACATCTGTTGATGGCATCTATGCTGTTGGTGATGTTAATGGAAAGCTTGCTTTGACCCCAGTCGCTGTCGCAGCAGGTCGTCGCTTGGCAGAGCGCTTGTTTCATAATAAGCCCAATGAAAAGCTTGATTATAACAAGGTTGCGACAGTTGTCTTTAGCCATCCGCCAATTGGCTCGATCGGCTTAACAGAAGAGGCAGCTATTCAAGCCTATGGGCAAGCGGCTGTTCGTGTCTATCAATCACAATTTACGTCCATGTATACAGCTATTACTAGTCATCGCCAGCCCTGCCTAATGAAATTGATCGTTGCAGGAGAAGAAGAGACCATCGTTGGTCTGCATGGTATTGGTTATGGTGTTGATGAGATGATTCAAGGCTTTGCTGTTGCCATTAAAATGGGGGCTACTAAGGCTGATTTTGACAATACTGTTGCCATTCACCCTACAGGTGCTGAAGAGTTTGTTACCATGAGATAA
- a CDS encoding membrane protein has product MSSHYSRQQKPKKSASIPTKHIKTGFTALQKTIALVGSVLSIVVATITINRALQPSNEQPKSDSSPSSTSTIVKIIEKESSHSNKEETDKTETNSDSSGTQATHTTPSSADPATKDTEKQQNTETEAPAANQPTANEPAPNSTSNP; this is encoded by the coding sequence ATGTCATCACATTATTCACGTCAACAAAAGCCTAAAAAATCAGCAAGTATTCCCACAAAGCATATTAAAACTGGCTTTACCGCCCTTCAAAAAACCATTGCCTTAGTTGGTAGTGTTCTGAGTATTGTTGTAGCGACAATCACTATTAATCGAGCTCTACAACCATCAAATGAGCAACCCAAAAGCGATTCCTCTCCGTCATCAACATCAACGATTGTGAAAATTATTGAAAAGGAGTCGTCACACTCAAATAAGGAAGAGACTGACAAGACAGAAACTAATTCTGATTCTAGCGGTACTCAGGCGACACATACTACTCCTAGCTCAGCTGATCCTGCTACTAAGGATACAGAAAAACAACAGAATACCGAAACGGAAGCACCGGCTGCTAATCAACCCACAGCTAATGAGCCAGCTCCTAACAGTACAAGCAATCCATAA
- the iscS_1 gene encoding cysteine desulfhydrase: protein MIYFDNAATTKPYEEALKTYQEVASKIYGNPSSLHQLGANASRILEASRRQIAALLDVEAKEIFFTSGGTESDNWAIKGIAFEKSHFGKHIIVSAIEHPAVRESAKWLESQGFELSYAPVTDKGVVDVKKLAALIRKDTILVSIMAVNNEIGSIQPIAAISELLADKPTITFHVDAVQAIGKLPVEAYLTARVDLASFSGHKFHAVRGVGFLYKKSGKRITPLLVGGGQEDELRSTTENVAAIASMAKALRIITERQDRSQARIAAMKKVIYQALQAYEDTILFSEIDDFAPHILTFGIKGVRGEVIVHAFEKHEIYISTTSACSSKVGKPAGTLVSMGIPAALAQTAVRISLDDDNDMGQVEQFLTIFKQIYEKTQKVR, encoded by the coding sequence ATGATTTATTTTGATAATGCAGCCACTACCAAGCCTTACGAAGAGGCACTTAAAACGTATCAGGAAGTGGCCAGTAAGATTTACGGCAATCCCTCTAGTCTCCATCAGCTAGGAGCCAATGCCAGTCGTATATTGGAGGCTTCGCGCAGGCAAATAGCGGCCTTACTTGATGTAGAGGCCAAAGAGATTTTCTTTACCTCTGGCGGAACGGAAAGCGACAATTGGGCTATCAAGGGGATTGCCTTTGAAAAATCTCACTTTGGTAAGCACATCATTGTCTCAGCCATTGAGCACCCAGCTGTCAGAGAAAGCGCCAAATGGCTAGAAAGTCAAGGCTTTGAGCTGTCTTATGCTCCTGTCACAGATAAGGGAGTTGTTGATGTCAAAAAGCTAGCTGCCTTAATCCGAAAAGATACCATATTAGTTTCCATTATGGCGGTTAACAATGAGATTGGGTCAATTCAGCCGATTGCAGCCATATCAGAGCTTTTGGCTGATAAGCCCACCATTACCTTTCATGTCGATGCTGTTCAGGCTATTGGGAAGCTTCCTGTTGAGGCTTACTTAACCGCGCGTGTTGACTTAGCTTCTTTTTCTGGTCATAAATTTCATGCTGTTCGTGGTGTTGGCTTTCTTTATAAAAAATCAGGAAAGCGAATCACTCCCTTATTGGTCGGTGGCGGTCAAGAAGATGAGCTACGTTCGACAACTGAAAACGTGGCAGCTATTGCAAGTATGGCCAAGGCTTTAAGGATCATCACAGAAAGACAGGATAGATCTCAAGCAAGGATAGCAGCCATGAAAAAGGTTATTTATCAAGCCTTGCAGGCCTATGAGGATACCATTCTCTTTTCTGAGATAGATGATTTTGCTCCTCATATTCTGACCTTTGGTATAAAGGGCGTTCGTGGAGAGGTTATTGTGCACGCATTTGAAAAGCATGAGATTTATATATCAACAACGAGTGCCTGCTCATCAAAGGTTGGAAAGCCGGCAGGAACCTTAGTCTCAATGGGAATTCCAGCAGCATTGGCTCAAACAGCAGTCCGTATCAGCCTAGATGATGATAATGATATGGGACAGGTTGAGCAATTTTTAACGATTTTTAAACAGATTTATGAAAAAACACAAAAGGTTAGATAA
- the thiI gene encoding thiamine biosynthesis protein ThiI: MKYSEIMVRHGELSTKGKNRMRFINRLKANIQDVLSAYSEVTVRSTRDRTHVLLNGADDRSVIEALKPVFGIQGLSPVYKVEKSVPVLIAAVQEIMSSLYREGLTFKISSKRSDHQFELDSRDLNHTLGAAVFEALPHIKAQMKNPDVTLKVEIRDEAAYLSHEDIKGAGGLPVGASGKGMLMLSGGIDSPVAGYLSLKRGVEIEAVHFASPPYTSPGALRKAKDLTQRLTRFGGNIQFIEVPFTEIQEEIKHKAPEAYLMTLTRRFMLRITDAIREKRKALVIINGESLGQVASQTLESMQAINAVTSTPIIRPVVAMDKLEIIDIAQQIDTFDISIQPFEDCCTIFAPDRPKTNPKLANVERYESRFDVDGLVERAVAGIRVTEITPEIETDSLSTLIEELL; the protein is encoded by the coding sequence ATGAAATATTCAGAAATAATGGTTCGTCATGGGGAGTTATCGACCAAGGGAAAAAACCGTATGCGGTTTATTAATCGGCTAAAAGCTAATATTCAAGATGTTCTTTCTGCCTATTCTGAGGTGACAGTCAGATCAACTCGAGACAGGACCCATGTTTTACTTAATGGTGCAGATGATAGGTCTGTGATTGAAGCCTTAAAGCCGGTGTTTGGTATTCAGGGCTTATCTCCTGTCTATAAAGTTGAAAAAAGTGTCCCTGTACTGATAGCAGCAGTTCAGGAGATTATGAGCTCCTTGTATCGCGAAGGGCTAACCTTTAAAATATCCAGCAAGCGTAGTGACCATCAGTTTGAGCTAGATAGCCGCGACCTCAACCACACCTTAGGAGCAGCCGTCTTTGAGGCTTTGCCGCATATCAAGGCACAGATGAAAAATCCTGATGTTACCCTAAAGGTCGAAATTCGTGATGAGGCTGCTTATCTGTCTCACGAAGATATAAAGGGAGCTGGAGGGCTGCCGGTTGGAGCTTCAGGAAAGGGAATGCTGATGCTATCAGGTGGTATTGATTCACCGGTTGCGGGCTATCTATCCCTGAAACGAGGTGTTGAGATTGAGGCAGTGCATTTTGCAAGCCCACCCTATACCAGTCCTGGTGCGCTAAGAAAAGCCAAGGATCTAACGCAGCGCTTAACACGTTTTGGAGGTAATATACAGTTTATCGAGGTTCCATTTACCGAGATTCAAGAGGAGATCAAGCATAAGGCACCCGAAGCCTATTTGATGACACTTACTAGACGCTTCATGCTGCGGATCACAGATGCTATTCGTGAGAAGCGAAAGGCTTTAGTGATTATTAACGGTGAAAGCTTAGGACAGGTTGCAAGCCAGACCTTAGAGAGCATGCAGGCTATTAATGCAGTCACTTCAACTCCGATTATCAGACCAGTTGTGGCAATGGATAAGCTAGAAATCATTGATATCGCTCAGCAAATTGACACCTTTGATATTTCCATTCAGCCCTTTGAAGACTGCTGTACTATTTTTGCTCCTGATCGTCCCAAAACCAATCCCAAGCTAGCAAATGTTGAACGATATGAGTCTCGCTTTGATGTCGACGGATTGGTCGAGCGAGCAGTGGCAGGGATCAGAGTAACTGAGATCACTCCTGAAATCGAAACTGACAGCTTATCAACGCTTATTGAGGAATTGTTGTAG
- a CDS encoding lipoprotein, producing MISCTLLASLLLTGCHSLSLQLAEAVQEKPIQAVTVEDLTRHGIAESLKAYLQTMGLTNEEAMKQYEEVLSDEIIQYFSS from the coding sequence TTGATAAGTTGTACACTATTAGCCAGTCTCTTATTAACTGGCTGTCACTCATTGTCTTTGCAGCTAGCTGAGGCTGTTCAGGAAAAGCCTATTCAAGCGGTTACGGTAGAGGATTTGACCAGACATGGCATTGCCGAATCCTTGAAAGCCTACCTACAGACGATGGGCTTAACCAATGAAGAGGCTATGAAACAATACGAGGAGGTCCTTTCTGATGAGATTATCCAGTATTTTAGCAGCTAA
- the ideE gene encoding IgG endopeptidase: MKTIAYPNKPHSLSAGLLTAIAIFSLASSNITYADDYQRNATEAYAKEVPHQITSVWTKGVTPLTPEQFRYNNEDVIHAPYLAHQGWYDITKAFDGKDNLLCGAATAGNMLHWWFDQNKTEIEAYLSKHPEKQKIIFNNQELFDLKAAIDTKDSQTNSQLFNYFRDKAFPNLSARQLGVMPDLVLDMFINGYYLNVFKTQSTDVNRPYQDKDKRGGIFDAVFTRGDQTTLLTARHDLKNKGLNDISTIIKQELTEGRALALSHTYANVSISHVINLWGADFNAEGNLEAIYVTDSDANASIGMKKYFVGINAHRHVAISAKKIEGENIGAQVLGLFTLSSGKDIWQKLS; encoded by the coding sequence ATGAAAACAATAGCTTATCCAAATAAACCTCACTCCTTATCAGCTGGTCTCTTAACTGCTATAGCTATTTTTAGCCTGGCGAGTTCAAACATTACTTATGCTGACGATTACCAAAGGAATGCTACGGAAGCTTATGCCAAAGAAGTACCACATCAGATCACTTCTGTATGGACCAAAGGTGTTACACCACTAACACCCGAGCAGTTTCGATATAATAACGAAGATGTGATCCATGCGCCATATCTTGCTCATCAAGGCTGGTACGATATCACCAAGGCCTTCGATGGGAAGGATAATCTCTTGTGTGGCGCAGCAACGGCAGGTAATATGCTGCATTGGTGGTTTGATCAAAATAAAACAGAGATTGAAGCCTATTTAAGTAAACACCCTGAAAAGCAAAAAATCATTTTTAACAACCAAGAGCTATTTGATTTGAAAGCTGCTATCGATACCAAGGACAGTCAAACCAATAGTCAGCTTTTTAATTATTTTAGAGATAAAGCCTTTCCAAATCTATCAGCACGTCAACTCGGGGTTATGCCTGATCTTGTTCTAGACATGTTTATCAATGGTTACTACTTAAATGTGTTTAAAACACAGTCTACTGATGTCAATCGACCTTATCAGGACAAGGACAAACGAGGTGGTATTTTCGATGCTGTTTTCACCAGAGGAGATCAGACAACGCTCTTGACAGCTCGTCATGATTTAAAAAATAAAGGACTAAATGACATCAGCACCATTATCAAGCAAGAACTGACTGAAGGAAGAGCCCTTGCTTTATCACATACCTACGCCAATGTTAGCATTAGCCATGTGATTAACTTGTGGGGAGCTGATTTTAATGCTGAAGGAAACCTTGAGGCCATCTATGTCACAGACTCAGATGCTAATGCGTCTATTGGTATGAAAAAATATTTTGTCGGCATTAATGCTCATAGACATGTCGCCATTTCTGCCAAGAAAATAGAAGGAGAAAACATTGGCGCTCAAGTATTAGGCTTATTTACGCTTTCCAGTGGCAAGGACATATGGCAGAAACTGAGCTAA
- a CDS encoding membrane protein, with the protein MRNNELKPYVIWQKVIKLLGSLALVGSFLLAFWFYRLGILNDSNALKDLVHSHKVFGPLVFVGVQIVQIVFPIIPGGMTTIAGFLIFGPLLGFLYNYVGIFIGSVILFLLVKTYGRRFILLFIEEQTFYKYERKLEMPYYERLFILCMLSPISPADIMVMITGLTEMSLKRFVTIILITKPLSIIGYSYLFIFGKDLILWFFH; encoded by the coding sequence ATGAGAAATAATGAGTTGAAGCCTTATGTGATATGGCAAAAAGTGATTAAGCTATTAGGAAGTCTGGCTTTAGTCGGATCTTTTTTGCTAGCCTTTTGGTTTTACAGGCTTGGCATTTTAAATGACAGCAATGCACTCAAGGATCTTGTTCATAGTCACAAGGTTTTTGGCCCCCTTGTTTTTGTCGGTGTGCAAATTGTTCAGATTGTTTTTCCTATTATTCCAGGTGGTATGACAACTATTGCAGGCTTTTTGATTTTTGGCCCTTTGCTGGGTTTTCTTTATAACTATGTTGGTATCTTCATTGGTAGTGTGATTCTGTTTTTACTTGTGAAGACCTATGGTAGGCGCTTTATTTTACTGTTTATAGAGGAACAGACCTTTTACAAGTATGAGAGAAAATTAGAGATGCCATATTATGAGAGATTGTTTATTCTCTGTATGCTTTCTCCGATTTCACCAGCAGATATTATGGTCATGATTACTGGGCTGACAGAGATGTCGTTGAAGCGTTTTGTGACCATTATTTTAATCACGAAGCCACTATCAATTATTGGCTACAGCTATCTTTTTATCTTTGGAAAGGATTTGATCCTATGGTTTTTCCATTAA
- a CDS encoding membrane protein produces the protein MFGKLLKYEFRSIGKWYFALNAGVIAIAIVLSFTINTLTNNPDEVGLTTSLANKMVPLTLSLTFGSLIAGSFLSTLLIIINRFNKNVFGREGYLTLTLPVTAHQIILSKLLASFVCSIFNGINLLIGIFILIAPTVDFTYLLKVLKTIMKPENLVENASILIYMLLSTITSILLIYLAISIGQLFSNRRGLMAFCAYFILVIIIIVVMTYLNDAFFTVNPNSSDSLLYFGDHTAISILNIEQLVEGIILYVATHFIIKNKLNIQ, from the coding sequence ATGTTTGGAAAATTATTAAAATACGAATTTAGATCAATTGGCAAGTGGTATTTTGCGCTTAATGCCGGTGTCATTGCTATCGCGATAGTCCTTTCTTTTACCATCAATACGCTTACAAACAATCCTGACGAGGTTGGTTTAACAACAAGTCTGGCAAACAAAATGGTTCCTCTCACACTCTCATTAACGTTTGGTTCTCTGATTGCCGGATCATTCTTATCAACGCTATTAATCATCATTAATCGCTTTAACAAAAATGTCTTTGGGCGCGAGGGATACTTAACACTGACACTACCAGTAACAGCACATCAGATTATCTTGTCCAAGCTGTTAGCGTCCTTTGTTTGCAGTATTTTTAATGGCATTAACCTATTAATCGGTATCTTTATTTTAATAGCGCCAACAGTTGACTTTACCTATCTACTAAAGGTGCTAAAGACAATTATGAAGCCAGAAAACTTAGTCGAAAATGCTTCTATCCTCATCTACATGCTTTTGTCAACCATAACAAGTATACTATTGATTTATCTAGCAATCTCAATTGGTCAGCTATTTTCAAATCGTCGTGGTTTGATGGCATTTTGTGCCTATTTCATTTTAGTTATTATCATTATTGTCGTCATGACTTATTTAAATGATGCGTTTTTCACCGTCAACCCAAATAGCTCAGACTCGCTACTCTATTTCGGTGATCATACAGCCATATCTATTTTAAACATAGAGCAACTAGTTGAAGGCATTATCCTTTACGTTGCTACTCACTTCATCATCAAAAACAAGCTTAATATCCAATGA
- the lptB_2 gene encoding ABC transporter ATP-binding protein, with translation MAQLLQLHHVSKSYKKQLAIDDLTITIPSGKIIGLLGPNGSGKTTLIKLINGLLQPDKGDIVIDGFRPSVETKKIISYLPDTTYLNESMKIKDMLDFFGDFYADFDRDKATSLLKDLDLDAEERFKNLSKGNKEKAQLILVMSRKAKLYILDEPIGGVDPAARDYILKTIINNYSEQASVIISTHLISDIEPVLDEAIFLKMVSSAFLETLMIYEFSISNRLIHYLERSTRFRR, from the coding sequence ATGGCACAACTATTACAGCTGCACCACGTCTCAAAATCTTACAAAAAACAATTAGCTATTGATGATTTAACCATAACAATCCCTTCTGGAAAAATTATCGGCTTACTAGGACCAAATGGTAGCGGCAAAACTACACTAATTAAGCTAATCAACGGACTTTTACAGCCAGACAAGGGAGACATTGTTATTGACGGCTTTAGACCATCTGTAGAAACTAAAAAAATCATTTCTTACTTACCAGATACGACCTATCTTAATGAAAGTATGAAAATCAAGGATATGCTAGACTTTTTTGGTGATTTCTATGCCGATTTTGACAGAGATAAAGCGACCAGTCTCCTGAAGGATTTAGACTTAGATGCTGAAGAGCGCTTTAAAAACCTATCAAAGGGAAATAAGGAAAAGGCACAGCTTATCCTCGTGATGAGCCGCAAAGCAAAGCTCTATATCCTTGATGAGCCTATCGGAGGGGTTGACCCGGCAGCAAGAGATTATATTCTTAAAACCATTATTAATAATTACTCTGAGCAAGCCTCTGTTATCATTTCTACTCACCTCATCTCAGACATTGAGCCTGTACTTGATGAAGCTATTTTCTTAAAAATGGTAAGCTCTGCCTTTCTGGAAACGCTGATGATTTACGAGTTCAGCATCAGCAATCGATTGATTCATTATTTAGAGAGATCTACAAGGTTTAGGAGGTAG
- the yvoA_2 gene encoding GntR family transcriptional regulator: MSWKFDEKSPIYAQIAQHIMLQIVSQEIKSGDQLPTVREYAEIAGVNPNTMQRALTELDREGIVYSQRTAGRFVTDNQELIARKRRELAINELKSFISNMIKIGFERSEIIPVLSTFLEEGSN, translated from the coding sequence ATGTCTTGGAAATTTGATGAGAAATCTCCTATTTACGCACAGATAGCACAGCATATCATGCTGCAAATTGTCAGCCAAGAGATCAAAAGTGGAGATCAGCTGCCGACTGTCCGAGAATATGCTGAAATTGCCGGCGTTAATCCCAACACCATGCAAAGAGCACTTACCGAATTAGATCGTGAAGGCATAGTTTACTCGCAACGAACTGCCGGCCGGTTTGTAACAGATAACCAAGAGCTTATCGCGCGCAAAAGACGAGAGCTGGCCATCAACGAGCTCAAGTCCTTTATTAGCAATATGATCAAAATAGGTTTTGAACGTTCAGAAATCATTCCTGTTTTAAGTACCTTTTTAGAGGAGGGATCAAACTAA